One Gossypium hirsutum isolate 1008001.06 chromosome A11, Gossypium_hirsutum_v2.1, whole genome shotgun sequence genomic window carries:
- the LOC107923927 gene encoding sister-chromatid cohesion protein 3 isoform X2, translating into MDDDAPLASEITTRHSKRARVHALDGGDEPSKANGNDRENQERSSGGSDRSPNPGEREGSPDDFEEIRPKTKRPRPAEGTSDVPNRSEEGLIEVIKGNGKHISQAVKQWVERYEKNPKPAMVELLMMLFEACGAKYYIREEYLDETDVDDVVVALVNLARKGEIEDYQGSKKKEFKNFKENLVSFWDTLVIECQNGPLFDKDLFDKCMDYIIALSCTPPRVYRLIASLMGLQLVTSFISVAKRLAVQRDTTQRQLNAERKKRVDGPRVESLNNRLSATHEQKLVIDEMMRKIFTGLFVHRYRDVDPNIRMSCIQSLGVWILSYPTLFLQDLYLKYLGWTLNDKSAGVRKAAVLALQNLYEVEDNVPTLSLFTERFSNRMIELADDVDVSVAVCAIGLVKQLLRHQLIPDDDLGPLYDLLIDDPPEIRRAIGELVYDHLIAQKFNSSQPGPKGNESEIHLGRMLQILREFSTDPILSIYVIDDVWEYMKAMKDWKCIISMLLDENPLIELTDEDATNLTRLLFASVRKAVGERIVPASDNRKQYFSKAQKEAIENNRRDLTIAMMKNYPLLLRKFMADKAKISSLVEIIVYMNLELYSLKRQEQNFRTTLLLIKDAFFKHGEKDALRSCVKAIKFCSTESRGELQDFARNKLKELEDELLDKLKSATKEVIDGEDEYSLLVNLKRLYELQLSRPISIDKLYGDSITILHSFRNLDDEVVSFLLLNMYLDVAWSLHSIINSETVSEGSLSSLLSKRDTLLEELEYFLNAPPEVGEGSKSGNQLACRVCTILADVWCLFRKTNFSSTKLERLGYCPDVSILQKFWTLCEKQLKISDDTEDDDVNKEYIEETNRDTVMIAAAKLIASDTIPKDYLAPEIISHFVMHGAGIAEIVKSLITVLRKKDDNVSEIFLEALKRAYHRHLELSRSDDEFIKSESFQECKNLAARLAGIFVGAARNKHRPEILKIVKEGIEYAFEDTPRHLSFLEASVLHFASRLPAPDIRDILKDVQKRTENVNAEEDPSGWRPYNTFYESLLEKCAKNEGIQDEKEWTTTRQRGRPRKRQNIEGRRLFNEHGSSDEEDSINTLDQEDAQVEGDEEDDNAPLIHSLKSASKLRSLRVSRQEN; encoded by the exons ATGGATGACGACGCGCCTCTAGCCTCCGAAATAACCACTCGCCATTCG AAGAGGGCTAGGGTTCATGCTCTAGACGGTGGAGATGAGCCCAGCAAGGCAAACGGTAATGATAGGGAGAATCAAGAAAGGAGCAGCGGCGGCAGTGATAGGAGTCCCAACCCAGGGGAAAGGGAGGGTTCACCAGATGATTTTGAAGAAATTCGTCCCAAAACTAAGCGACCTCGACCTGCTGAGGGGACTTCTGATGTCCCCAACAGATCTGAAGAGGGATTAATTG AGGTTATCAAAGGTAATGGTAAACATATTTCTCAAGCTGTCAAGCAGTGGGTGGAGCGATACGAGAAGAATCCGAAACCTGCTATGGTTGAACTCTTGATGATGCTTTTTGAG GCATGCGGGGCAAAGTATTACATCAGGGAAGAGTATTTGGATGAGACTGATGTTGATGATGTTGTGGTTGCTCTTGTCAACCTTGCTAGAAAA GGGGAAATTGAAGATTATCAGGGTTCAAAAAAGAAGGAATTCAAGAATTTCAAGGAGAATCTTGTTTCATTCTGGGACACTTTGGTTATTGAGTGCCAGAATGGGCCTTTGTTTGATAAAGATTTGTTTGACAAGTGTATGGATTATATAATTGCACTGTCGTG CACACCACCAAGAGTTTATCGTCTAATTGCTTCCCTGATGGGTCTCCAGCTAGTCACATCTTTCATTTCTGTTGCAAAGAGGCTTGCTGTACAGCGTGATACTACTCAAAGACAGTTAAATGCTGAAAGGAAGAAAAGAGTTGACGGACCTCGTGTGGAGTCACTAAATAACAGGTTATCAGCAACTCATGAGCAGAAACTTGTAATAGATGAGATGATGCGCAAAATCTTCACTGG GTTGTTTGTGCATCGATATAGAGATGTTGATCCTAATATTCGAATGTCATGCATACAGTCGCTGGGTGTTTGGATTTTGTCATATCCTACATTGTTCTTGCAGGATCTATACTTGAAGTATCTTGGATGGACTCTAAATGACAAA AGTGCTGGAGTAAGAAAAGCTGCTGTCCTTGCATTACAAAATCTCTATGAGGTGGAGGATAATGTGCCCACTCTTAGTCTTTTTACTGAAAGGTTTTCTAACCGGATGATTGAGCTTGCTGATGATGTTGATGTTTCTGTGGCTGTATGTGCCATAGGGCTTGTAAAACAATTACTTAG GCATCAGCTTATACCTGATGATGATTTGGGTCCTTTGTATGATCTACTCATTGATGATCCACCAGAAATCAGGCGTGCAATAGGAGAATTAGTATATGACCACTTAATTGCACAAAAATTTAATAGTTCCCAACCTGGCCCAAAAG GCAATGAGAGTGAGATTCATCTTGGAAGAATGTTGCAGATATTACGGGAGTTTTCAACGGATCCCATTTTAAGTATATATGTTATCGATGATGTCTGGGAGTACATGAAGGCCATGAAG GATTGGAAGTGTATCATCTCCATGCTTTTGGATGAGAATCCATTAATAGAGCTAACAGATGAAGACGCAACAAACCTGACTAGGCTTCTTTTTGCTTCTGTCAGAAAGGCTGTTGGAGAGAGGATTGTTCCTGCTTCTGATAATCGGAAACAATATTTCAGTAAAGCTCAAAAA gAAGCAATTGAAAACAATCGGCGGGATTTAACTATTGCCATGATGAAGAACTACCCATTACTTCTACGTAAATTCATGGCTGACAAGGCAAAAATTTCATCATTGGTTGAGATTATTGTATATATGAACCTTGAGCTTTATTCTCTGAAGAGACAGGAGCAG AATTTCAGAACTACTCTTCTGCTCATCAAAGATGCATTTTTCAAGCATGGTGAGAAGGATGCATTGAGATCTTGTGTAAAGGCTATTAAATTCTGTTCCACTGAGAGTAGAGGAGAGCTGCAAGATTTTGCTCGTAACAAACTAAAGGAGCTTGAGGATGAGCTTCTTGATAAGCTTAAATCTGCAACTAAAGAAGTGATA GATGGAGAGGATGAGTATTCTCTTCTTGTGAATTTAAAAAGATTGTACGAGCTTCAATTGTCAAGGCCTATATCAATTGATAAACTCTATGGGGATAGTATCACAATCTTGCACAGCTTCAGAAATTTGGATGATGAA GTTGTTAGTTTTCTGCTGCTGAATATGTACTTGGATGTAGCCTGGTCTTTGCACTCTATTATAAACAGTGAAACTGTCTCTGAAGGATCCTTATCGTCTCTCCTGTCTAAACGTGATACCTTGTTGGAGGAACTTGAGTATTTTCTTAATGCTCCTCCTGAAGTCGGGGAAGGGAGCAAATCAGGAAATCAGCTAGCCTGCAGG GTTTGTACTATATTAGCAGATGTCTGGTGTCTGTTTAGGAAGACAAATTTTTCGTCGACAAAGCTTGAAAGATTAGGATATTGTCCTGATGTTTCTATACTTCAGAAGTTCTGGACCCTTTGTGAGAAGCAGCTGAAAATTTCAG ATGACACAGAAGATGATGATGTTAACAAAGAGTATATAGAGGAGACAAATAGAGATACAGTCATGATTGCTGCTGCAAAGTTGATTGCCAGTGATACAATCCCAAAG GATTATCTTGCTCCTGAGATAATTTCTCATTTTGTGATGCATGGAGCTGGCATTGCAGAGATTGTTAAGAGCCTGATTACAGTTCTGAGGAAGAAAGATGATAATGTCTCTGAAATCTTTCTAGAAGCTTTGAAAAGG GCCTATCATCGACATCTGGAACTTTCAAGAAGTGATGATGAATTCATAAAAAGTGAGTCTTTTCAGGAGTGTAAGAACTTGGCTGCTCGGCTTGCTGGAATATTTGTTGGTGCTGCTCGGAACAAACACAGACCTGAGATTTTAAAGATTGTTAAGGAAGGCATTGAGTATGCTTTTGAAGACACTCCAAGACACCTGTCTTTTCTGGAAGCTTCTGTGCTACATTTTGCGTCAAGACTTCCTGCACCTGACATACGAGACAT tCTGAAAGATGTCCAGAAGAGGACAGAGAATGTAAATGCAGAAGAGGATCCAAGTGGGTGGCGCCCTTATAATACATTTTACGAGAGTTTGCTGGAAAAGTGTGCAAAGAATGAAGGGATCCAAG ATGAGAAGGAATGGACAACTACAAGACAAAGGGGTCGTCCTAGGAAGCGGCAAAATATTGAGGGGAGGAGACTTTTTAATGAGCATGGTTCAAGTGATGAAGAGGATTCAATTAACACATTAGACCAGGAAGATGCTCAGGTTGAGGGAGATGAGGAAGATGATAATGCTCCTCTGATTCATTCACTTAAGTCCGCTTCTAAGTTGAGGTCATTACGAGTCTCAAGACAGGAAAACTGA
- the LOC107923927 gene encoding sister-chromatid cohesion protein 3 isoform X1 yields MDDDAPLASEITTRHSKRARVHALDGGDEPSKANGNDRENQERSSGGSDRSPNPGEREGSPDDFEEIRPKTKRPRPAEGTSDVPNRSEEGLIEVIKGNGKHISQAVKQWVERYEKNPKPAMVELLMMLFEACGAKYYIREEYLDETDVDDVVVALVNLARKVSCPYIYIFVYGEIEDYQGSKKKEFKNFKENLVSFWDTLVIECQNGPLFDKDLFDKCMDYIIALSCTPPRVYRLIASLMGLQLVTSFISVAKRLAVQRDTTQRQLNAERKKRVDGPRVESLNNRLSATHEQKLVIDEMMRKIFTGLFVHRYRDVDPNIRMSCIQSLGVWILSYPTLFLQDLYLKYLGWTLNDKSAGVRKAAVLALQNLYEVEDNVPTLSLFTERFSNRMIELADDVDVSVAVCAIGLVKQLLRHQLIPDDDLGPLYDLLIDDPPEIRRAIGELVYDHLIAQKFNSSQPGPKGNESEIHLGRMLQILREFSTDPILSIYVIDDVWEYMKAMKDWKCIISMLLDENPLIELTDEDATNLTRLLFASVRKAVGERIVPASDNRKQYFSKAQKEAIENNRRDLTIAMMKNYPLLLRKFMADKAKISSLVEIIVYMNLELYSLKRQEQNFRTTLLLIKDAFFKHGEKDALRSCVKAIKFCSTESRGELQDFARNKLKELEDELLDKLKSATKEVIDGEDEYSLLVNLKRLYELQLSRPISIDKLYGDSITILHSFRNLDDEVVSFLLLNMYLDVAWSLHSIINSETVSEGSLSSLLSKRDTLLEELEYFLNAPPEVGEGSKSGNQLACRVCTILADVWCLFRKTNFSSTKLERLGYCPDVSILQKFWTLCEKQLKISDDTEDDDVNKEYIEETNRDTVMIAAAKLIASDTIPKDYLAPEIISHFVMHGAGIAEIVKSLITVLRKKDDNVSEIFLEALKRAYHRHLELSRSDDEFIKSESFQECKNLAARLAGIFVGAARNKHRPEILKIVKEGIEYAFEDTPRHLSFLEASVLHFASRLPAPDIRDILKDVQKRTENVNAEEDPSGWRPYNTFYESLLEKCAKNEGIQDEKEWTTTRQRGRPRKRQNIEGRRLFNEHGSSDEEDSINTLDQEDAQVEGDEEDDNAPLIHSLKSASKLRSLRVSRQEN; encoded by the exons ATGGATGACGACGCGCCTCTAGCCTCCGAAATAACCACTCGCCATTCG AAGAGGGCTAGGGTTCATGCTCTAGACGGTGGAGATGAGCCCAGCAAGGCAAACGGTAATGATAGGGAGAATCAAGAAAGGAGCAGCGGCGGCAGTGATAGGAGTCCCAACCCAGGGGAAAGGGAGGGTTCACCAGATGATTTTGAAGAAATTCGTCCCAAAACTAAGCGACCTCGACCTGCTGAGGGGACTTCTGATGTCCCCAACAGATCTGAAGAGGGATTAATTG AGGTTATCAAAGGTAATGGTAAACATATTTCTCAAGCTGTCAAGCAGTGGGTGGAGCGATACGAGAAGAATCCGAAACCTGCTATGGTTGAACTCTTGATGATGCTTTTTGAG GCATGCGGGGCAAAGTATTACATCAGGGAAGAGTATTTGGATGAGACTGATGTTGATGATGTTGTGGTTGCTCTTGTCAACCTTGCTAGAAAAGTATCctgtccatatatatatatatttgtttat GGGGAAATTGAAGATTATCAGGGTTCAAAAAAGAAGGAATTCAAGAATTTCAAGGAGAATCTTGTTTCATTCTGGGACACTTTGGTTATTGAGTGCCAGAATGGGCCTTTGTTTGATAAAGATTTGTTTGACAAGTGTATGGATTATATAATTGCACTGTCGTG CACACCACCAAGAGTTTATCGTCTAATTGCTTCCCTGATGGGTCTCCAGCTAGTCACATCTTTCATTTCTGTTGCAAAGAGGCTTGCTGTACAGCGTGATACTACTCAAAGACAGTTAAATGCTGAAAGGAAGAAAAGAGTTGACGGACCTCGTGTGGAGTCACTAAATAACAGGTTATCAGCAACTCATGAGCAGAAACTTGTAATAGATGAGATGATGCGCAAAATCTTCACTGG GTTGTTTGTGCATCGATATAGAGATGTTGATCCTAATATTCGAATGTCATGCATACAGTCGCTGGGTGTTTGGATTTTGTCATATCCTACATTGTTCTTGCAGGATCTATACTTGAAGTATCTTGGATGGACTCTAAATGACAAA AGTGCTGGAGTAAGAAAAGCTGCTGTCCTTGCATTACAAAATCTCTATGAGGTGGAGGATAATGTGCCCACTCTTAGTCTTTTTACTGAAAGGTTTTCTAACCGGATGATTGAGCTTGCTGATGATGTTGATGTTTCTGTGGCTGTATGTGCCATAGGGCTTGTAAAACAATTACTTAG GCATCAGCTTATACCTGATGATGATTTGGGTCCTTTGTATGATCTACTCATTGATGATCCACCAGAAATCAGGCGTGCAATAGGAGAATTAGTATATGACCACTTAATTGCACAAAAATTTAATAGTTCCCAACCTGGCCCAAAAG GCAATGAGAGTGAGATTCATCTTGGAAGAATGTTGCAGATATTACGGGAGTTTTCAACGGATCCCATTTTAAGTATATATGTTATCGATGATGTCTGGGAGTACATGAAGGCCATGAAG GATTGGAAGTGTATCATCTCCATGCTTTTGGATGAGAATCCATTAATAGAGCTAACAGATGAAGACGCAACAAACCTGACTAGGCTTCTTTTTGCTTCTGTCAGAAAGGCTGTTGGAGAGAGGATTGTTCCTGCTTCTGATAATCGGAAACAATATTTCAGTAAAGCTCAAAAA gAAGCAATTGAAAACAATCGGCGGGATTTAACTATTGCCATGATGAAGAACTACCCATTACTTCTACGTAAATTCATGGCTGACAAGGCAAAAATTTCATCATTGGTTGAGATTATTGTATATATGAACCTTGAGCTTTATTCTCTGAAGAGACAGGAGCAG AATTTCAGAACTACTCTTCTGCTCATCAAAGATGCATTTTTCAAGCATGGTGAGAAGGATGCATTGAGATCTTGTGTAAAGGCTATTAAATTCTGTTCCACTGAGAGTAGAGGAGAGCTGCAAGATTTTGCTCGTAACAAACTAAAGGAGCTTGAGGATGAGCTTCTTGATAAGCTTAAATCTGCAACTAAAGAAGTGATA GATGGAGAGGATGAGTATTCTCTTCTTGTGAATTTAAAAAGATTGTACGAGCTTCAATTGTCAAGGCCTATATCAATTGATAAACTCTATGGGGATAGTATCACAATCTTGCACAGCTTCAGAAATTTGGATGATGAA GTTGTTAGTTTTCTGCTGCTGAATATGTACTTGGATGTAGCCTGGTCTTTGCACTCTATTATAAACAGTGAAACTGTCTCTGAAGGATCCTTATCGTCTCTCCTGTCTAAACGTGATACCTTGTTGGAGGAACTTGAGTATTTTCTTAATGCTCCTCCTGAAGTCGGGGAAGGGAGCAAATCAGGAAATCAGCTAGCCTGCAGG GTTTGTACTATATTAGCAGATGTCTGGTGTCTGTTTAGGAAGACAAATTTTTCGTCGACAAAGCTTGAAAGATTAGGATATTGTCCTGATGTTTCTATACTTCAGAAGTTCTGGACCCTTTGTGAGAAGCAGCTGAAAATTTCAG ATGACACAGAAGATGATGATGTTAACAAAGAGTATATAGAGGAGACAAATAGAGATACAGTCATGATTGCTGCTGCAAAGTTGATTGCCAGTGATACAATCCCAAAG GATTATCTTGCTCCTGAGATAATTTCTCATTTTGTGATGCATGGAGCTGGCATTGCAGAGATTGTTAAGAGCCTGATTACAGTTCTGAGGAAGAAAGATGATAATGTCTCTGAAATCTTTCTAGAAGCTTTGAAAAGG GCCTATCATCGACATCTGGAACTTTCAAGAAGTGATGATGAATTCATAAAAAGTGAGTCTTTTCAGGAGTGTAAGAACTTGGCTGCTCGGCTTGCTGGAATATTTGTTGGTGCTGCTCGGAACAAACACAGACCTGAGATTTTAAAGATTGTTAAGGAAGGCATTGAGTATGCTTTTGAAGACACTCCAAGACACCTGTCTTTTCTGGAAGCTTCTGTGCTACATTTTGCGTCAAGACTTCCTGCACCTGACATACGAGACAT tCTGAAAGATGTCCAGAAGAGGACAGAGAATGTAAATGCAGAAGAGGATCCAAGTGGGTGGCGCCCTTATAATACATTTTACGAGAGTTTGCTGGAAAAGTGTGCAAAGAATGAAGGGATCCAAG ATGAGAAGGAATGGACAACTACAAGACAAAGGGGTCGTCCTAGGAAGCGGCAAAATATTGAGGGGAGGAGACTTTTTAATGAGCATGGTTCAAGTGATGAAGAGGATTCAATTAACACATTAGACCAGGAAGATGCTCAGGTTGAGGGAGATGAGGAAGATGATAATGCTCCTCTGATTCATTCACTTAAGTCCGCTTCTAAGTTGAGGTCATTACGAGTCTCAAGACAGGAAAACTGA